Proteins from one Streptomyces sp. NBC_00390 genomic window:
- a CDS encoding multicopper oxidase family protein has translation MYVLNRRSLLKAGAAAGVLAAVPAGLVLGTPPRRAAAATTPFTVPLRVPRPLRPTRLADHDLYRLTSRDADVAILPGTTSRVRTLGGALSPLIVARRGRPVIIEQANALDVPFSMHLHGGHVPAHSDGHPDNEVAPGRSRLFRYPNNQPASTMWVHDHSHHAHAENIYRGAAATYVLTDPAEDALPLPKGQYDVTLQLRDAKIEDDGTLVYDLHGFQDRPTFLVNGSPRPYFEVAARKYRFRLVNTSNERAFVLRLGEGEEFTHIATDGGLLPAPVPSRILQVWPAERQEIVIDFSRYPLGSKVVLSTMMTFPGEAPEVMRFDVVRTAADPSSVPAALRPVADLGTPAVERTFAMSFDPRSQQHLINGMPFDVNRVDFRPKLGVTEIWTIENKDVDFTIPHSLHPHLEHFQVVDRNGRPAGPGEAGWKDTITVMPGESARIKIRFTDHTGKFMFHCHLMGHLTMGMMGQMEMVR, from the coding sequence ATGTACGTGCTGAACCGCAGAAGTCTGCTCAAGGCGGGTGCGGCGGCCGGTGTGCTGGCCGCCGTACCCGCCGGTCTTGTCCTCGGCACGCCGCCCAGGCGCGCCGCGGCGGCCACCACCCCGTTCACGGTGCCGCTCAGGGTGCCGAGGCCGCTGCGGCCGACGCGGCTGGCCGACCACGATCTGTACCGGCTGACGTCGCGGGACGCCGATGTGGCGATCCTGCCCGGGACGACGTCCCGGGTCCGGACCCTGGGCGGGGCGCTGAGCCCGCTGATCGTGGCGCGGCGCGGCCGGCCGGTGATCATCGAGCAGGCCAATGCGCTCGATGTCCCGTTCTCGATGCACCTGCACGGCGGGCATGTCCCGGCGCACTCGGACGGCCACCCCGACAACGAGGTGGCTCCCGGCCGCTCGCGGCTGTTCCGCTACCCGAACAACCAGCCCGCCTCCACGATGTGGGTGCACGACCACTCGCACCACGCGCACGCGGAGAACATCTACCGGGGCGCCGCGGCCACCTATGTGCTCACCGACCCCGCCGAGGACGCGCTGCCGCTGCCGAAGGGGCAGTACGACGTCACGCTGCAGCTGCGCGACGCGAAGATCGAGGACGACGGCACGCTCGTGTACGACCTGCACGGCTTCCAGGACCGGCCGACGTTCCTGGTGAACGGCTCGCCCAGGCCCTACTTCGAGGTCGCGGCCCGCAAGTACCGCTTCCGGCTGGTCAACACCTCCAACGAGCGGGCCTTCGTGCTGCGGCTCGGCGAGGGCGAGGAGTTCACGCACATCGCCACCGACGGCGGGCTGCTGCCCGCTCCGGTGCCGAGCCGGATCCTGCAGGTGTGGCCGGCCGAACGGCAGGAGATCGTCATCGACTTCTCCCGGTACCCCCTCGGTTCGAAGGTCGTGCTGTCGACGATGATGACCTTCCCTGGTGAGGCGCCGGAGGTGATGCGCTTCGACGTGGTGCGTACGGCGGCCGATCCGAGCAGCGTGCCCGCGGCGCTGCGGCCGGTTGCGGACCTGGGGACACCGGCGGTGGAGCGGACGTTCGCCATGTCCTTCGACCCGCGCAGCCAGCAGCATCTGATCAACGGCATGCCGTTCGACGTGAACCGGGTCGACTTCCGGCCGAAGCTCGGCGTCACGGAGATCTGGACGATCGAGAACAAGGACGTCGACTTCACCATCCCGCACTCGCTCCACCCGCACCTGGAGCACTTCCAGGTGGTCGACCGCAACGGCAGGCCGGCCGGTCCGGGCGAGGCGGGGTGGAAGGACACCATCACGGTGATGCCGGGCGAGAGCGCCCGGATAAAGATCAGGTTCACCGACCACACCGGGAAGTTCATGTTCCACTGCCATCTGATGGGTCATCTGACGATGGGAATGATGGGCCAGATGGAGATGGTGCGCTGA
- a CDS encoding anthrone oxygenase family protein, producing the protein MTEVLGIAVLLGSGVTAGVLFAVALSVLPALFAMETTTYVYAHKLLGRNWDPTMPVVVLTSTLLAGWLAVVADDGTAQLLFAVAAVLLLGVSAVSHLCNVPINRRVKAVDNPDDLPADWQDPRPLWRRWHLLRTLLAVIALVLNAAAVTVI; encoded by the coding sequence ATGACCGAGGTGCTGGGGATAGCTGTTCTCCTCGGCAGCGGGGTCACCGCGGGGGTGCTGTTCGCCGTGGCGCTGAGCGTGCTGCCCGCGCTATTCGCCATGGAGACCACCACCTACGTGTACGCGCACAAGCTGCTGGGCCGCAACTGGGACCCGACCATGCCCGTCGTCGTCCTGACCTCGACGCTGCTGGCCGGCTGGCTGGCCGTGGTCGCCGACGACGGCACGGCACAGCTGCTGTTCGCCGTCGCCGCGGTGCTGCTGCTGGGGGTCTCCGCCGTCTCGCATCTGTGCAACGTACCGATCAACCGCCGGGTGAAGGCCGTCGACAACCCCGACGACCTGCCGGCCGACTGGCAGGACCCGCGCCCGCTGTGGCGGCGCTGGCACCTGCTGCGCACCCTGCTCGCCGTCATCGCTCTCGTGCTCAACGCCGCGGCGGTCACCGTGATCTGA
- a CDS encoding SchA/CurD-like domain-containing protein, which produces MPYAAITYRVKPGHEDEIAEIFANFARVDTPDFKGDDGGAAGRLLGTGVFIKDDVMVRVIHYEGDFAAVGRHMATQKGVHILEEKLQPYLAEERDTSSPAGFAAYFRNATMRSIAQLTVDTHPAGT; this is translated from the coding sequence ATGCCATACGCAGCGATCACCTACCGGGTCAAGCCCGGGCACGAGGACGAGATCGCCGAGATCTTCGCGAACTTCGCCCGCGTCGACACCCCCGACTTCAAGGGCGACGACGGCGGGGCCGCCGGACGCCTGCTCGGCACCGGCGTGTTCATCAAGGACGACGTGATGGTGCGCGTCATCCACTACGAGGGCGACTTCGCCGCCGTCGGCCGCCACATGGCCACCCAGAAGGGCGTGCACATCCTGGAGGAGAAGCTCCAGCCGTACCTCGCCGAAGAGCGCGACACCAGCTCACCGGCCGGCTTCGCGGCGTACTTCCGCAACGCCACGATGCGCTCCATCGCCCAGCTCACCGTCGACACCCACCCGGCCGGGACCTGA
- a CDS encoding SDR family NAD(P)-dependent oxidoreductase, producing MSTEDAGVSGLAGKRVLVTGGTRGIGRAAALAFARAGARVVAGHSRDGEAAASLARELDALGEGHLTVRADVTTAEGARTLAKACREQLGGLEVLVNNVGVDGHAKFGDLDAAEWQRLFDHNVTSAYLVTQAVLELLAEGGSIVNIGSSVALRGRPFSAHYSASKAALVGFSRALCKELGPRGIRVNTVAPGVTEPETGGDLPPQLRERIAAMTALGRLGRPEDVAGTVLFLAGDASRYVSGATITVDGGI from the coding sequence ATGAGCACGGAAGACGCCGGCGTCTCGGGCCTCGCCGGGAAGCGGGTGCTCGTGACCGGGGGCACCCGCGGGATCGGCCGGGCGGCGGCGCTGGCCTTCGCCCGCGCCGGAGCCCGTGTGGTGGCCGGTCACAGCAGGGACGGCGAGGCCGCCGCATCCCTCGCCCGGGAGCTGGACGCGCTCGGCGAGGGACATCTGACCGTACGCGCCGACGTCACCACCGCCGAGGGCGCCCGCACGCTGGCCAAGGCCTGCCGCGAGCAACTCGGGGGGCTCGAGGTACTGGTGAACAACGTCGGCGTCGACGGTCACGCCAAGTTCGGCGACCTGGACGCGGCCGAGTGGCAGCGCCTGTTCGACCACAATGTGACCTCCGCCTACCTGGTCACCCAGGCCGTGCTCGAACTGCTGGCCGAGGGCGGTTCCATCGTCAACATCGGCTCGTCGGTCGCCCTGCGCGGCCGGCCCTTCAGCGCCCACTACTCCGCCTCGAAGGCGGCACTCGTCGGCTTCTCACGGGCGCTGTGCAAGGAGCTCGGGCCGCGCGGAATCCGTGTCAACACGGTGGCTCCGGGTGTCACCGAGCCCGAGACCGGCGGAGATCTGCCGCCCCAGCTGAGGGAGCGGATCGCCGCGATGACCGCGCTGGGCCGTCTCGGCCGGCCCGAGGACGTGGCCGGAACCGTGCTCTTCCTGGCGGGGGACGCGTCCCGCTACGTCTCCGGCGCCACGATCACCGTCGATGGAGGAATCTGA
- a CDS encoding acyl carrier protein: MDQGRRADPVSQFTLPELADKLRECAGESEGIDLDSDAVLDVPFIDLGYDSLALLQVTGVIKRERGVELSDDAVVEAETPRLLLKMINASLPEAA; encoded by the coding sequence ATGGACCAAGGACGGAGGGCGGATCCAGTGAGCCAGTTCACCCTGCCGGAGCTTGCCGACAAGCTCCGCGAATGCGCCGGTGAGTCCGAGGGCATCGACCTCGACAGCGATGCGGTGCTCGACGTGCCGTTCATCGATCTCGGCTACGACTCCCTGGCACTGCTGCAGGTCACGGGTGTCATCAAGCGGGAGCGGGGCGTCGAGCTCTCCGACGACGCGGTCGTCGAGGCCGAGACGCCGCGGCTGCTGCTGAAGATGATCAACGCAAGCCTGCCCGAGGCGGCATGA
- a CDS encoding TcmI family type II polyketide cyclase has translation MAHRTLIVARMEPGKAGDIAKIFEESDSSELPHMIGVTRRSLFTFHDLYFHLVEADEDISPRLYQARSHPLYDDINTRLAKCVSPYDPNWREPKDAMAQAFYIWTKDGGRIQ, from the coding sequence GTGGCACACCGGACGCTCATAGTGGCTCGGATGGAGCCGGGCAAGGCCGGCGACATCGCCAAGATCTTCGAGGAGTCCGACTCGAGCGAGCTGCCCCACATGATCGGTGTGACGAGGCGGTCGCTGTTCACCTTCCACGATCTCTACTTCCATCTCGTCGAGGCCGACGAGGACATCAGCCCGAGGCTGTACCAGGCCCGCAGTCACCCCCTTTACGACGACATCAACACCCGCCTCGCCAAGTGCGTCTCGCCGTACGACCCCAACTGGCGCGAGCCCAAGGACGCCATGGCGCAGGCCTTCTACATATGGACCAAGGACGGAGGGCGGATCCAGTGA
- a CDS encoding class I adenylate-forming enzyme family protein, protein MNPVPRRLVIDGEPIAATALRTAVERTARAVARELGPADPPLAVGVDATTGPAVLVTALAAEQVGAPLFLRGHQGAEQHWPAEVGAVASPAATERGGELAPLVTATRTPRAAPPAPGTGALFWTSGSSGPAKAVVLSRAALDYQAHATAQHLGIDGDDALLLPLPLNHAYGHSVFGIWRRLGGELNLHTALRPEAVAADVAGRRTTSLDGVPFLYALLARAAESDPRLRDGLRSLKVRGCGGAVLPAPVAAHFQWVVGAPVHDGYGLTEAGPNVALSSDGHLRAKTVGTVLPGTAVRIAAGTGEIQVSGPGLMTGYLGRPDATAEALSDDGWLRTGDTGSLDADGFLSVLGRLKDIIIVLGENHAPAVVEDVLRADDAVADAVVVGVPTQQAHGDAVFAFVEPADPGRPPSERALRTRCHRSLPPLLRPRVIRIGTLPRLPGGKADRQQLRRLAAASGGRCP, encoded by the coding sequence ATGAACCCCGTTCCCCGCCGCCTCGTCATCGACGGCGAGCCCATCGCCGCCACCGCCCTGCGTACCGCGGTCGAACGGACCGCCAGGGCCGTGGCCCGTGAGCTCGGCCCCGCCGACCCGCCTCTCGCCGTCGGCGTGGATGCGACGACCGGGCCCGCCGTGCTCGTCACCGCCCTCGCCGCGGAACAGGTGGGCGCACCCCTCTTCCTGCGCGGACACCAGGGCGCCGAGCAGCACTGGCCCGCCGAGGTCGGTGCCGTGGCCTCGCCCGCCGCGACGGAGCGCGGGGGAGAGCTCGCCCCGCTCGTCACCGCGACGCGCACACCCCGCGCAGCGCCGCCCGCCCCGGGCACCGGCGCTCTGTTCTGGACCTCCGGCAGCTCCGGCCCCGCCAAGGCGGTCGTCCTCAGCCGTGCCGCCCTCGACTACCAGGCCCACGCCACCGCGCAGCACCTCGGTATCGACGGCGACGACGCACTCCTGCTTCCCCTGCCGCTCAACCACGCGTACGGACACAGTGTGTTCGGCATCTGGCGCAGGCTCGGCGGCGAGCTGAACCTGCACACCGCCCTGCGCCCCGAAGCGGTCGCCGCCGATGTCGCCGGCCGCCGTACGACGTCCCTCGACGGCGTCCCCTTCCTCTACGCCCTGCTCGCCAGGGCCGCCGAGTCCGACCCCCGACTGCGCGACGGGCTGCGGTCGTTGAAGGTCCGGGGCTGCGGTGGTGCGGTACTTCCCGCCCCCGTCGCCGCGCACTTTCAGTGGGTCGTCGGCGCACCCGTGCACGACGGATACGGGCTCACCGAGGCCGGACCCAATGTCGCCCTGTCCTCGGACGGGCACCTGCGTGCCAAAACGGTCGGCACCGTACTGCCCGGCACCGCCGTACGGATCGCTGCCGGCACCGGCGAGATCCAGGTCAGCGGCCCCGGGCTGATGACCGGATACCTCGGCCGCCCCGACGCCACCGCCGAGGCGCTGTCCGACGACGGCTGGCTGCGTACCGGCGACACCGGATCGCTGGACGCCGACGGATTTCTCAGTGTGCTCGGCCGCCTCAAGGACATCATCATCGTGCTCGGTGAGAACCACGCACCGGCTGTCGTCGAGGACGTGCTGCGGGCCGACGATGCCGTCGCCGACGCCGTCGTGGTGGGAGTCCCCACCCAACAGGCCCACGGGGACGCGGTGTTCGCGTTCGTCGAGCCCGCCGACCCCGGGCGCCCGCCCAGCGAACGAGCCCTGCGGACCCGCTGCCACCGGAGCCTGCCGCCGCTGCTGCGGCCACGTGTCATCCGGATCGGTACGCTGCCGAGGCTGCCAGGCGGCAAGGCGGACCGGCAGCAGCTGCGCCGGCTCGCCGCCGCATCGGGAGGTCGGTGCCCATGA
- a CDS encoding thiamine pyrophosphate-binding protein, with amino-acid sequence MSGVPATWRRAADALAEAGCETVFALPTDEPGLLDAADIHPELRAVAVRAHRTAACMATGHAQVTGRPAVLALGAGPPFGDAVTALVEADSVCAPVIVVTTRVPAAGIGRGGFQDIDQAALAAAFTRTYLRVTDAGSLAWALRRAVHMALNGRPGVSVVEVAHEAVETPGPDGARPPSYGGPVRRLRSVPDDGALRRAAALLADAARPLLLLGGGARAAGAGPAALALAERWGAPVMTTAAGRGSVPEDHPLVCGSVGLYATPPLETVQCGADTLLAVGTRLEETARLGWDTLDSLRLVQIDGDPEAFGAGVAEPAAALLGDAALSLAPLTALLGERTEQRAAWLRSALLARRRAWLGWTADGDLAGSPARAALAALAEVFPDAVTVHDNGANDIWSYHWPVHRVGPRGRTVVPGEQTMLGFGLAAATGVALAAKDRPTVVVCGDGAAEMSLDALPTAAELGIGLVLLVLDNQGYGWPRLLRREAGAPTGLTRFARPLPVDDVVRALGGSAETPDSVAAIPLALLRARRCAEAGRIALVRVKVPEDDVPPGIRRLFLASGHDMGDER; translated from the coding sequence ATGAGCGGCGTTCCCGCCACCTGGCGGCGCGCCGCCGACGCGCTCGCCGAAGCGGGCTGCGAGACCGTCTTCGCACTGCCCACCGACGAACCCGGGCTCCTGGACGCCGCGGACATCCACCCCGAGCTGCGGGCCGTCGCGGTGCGCGCCCACCGCACCGCGGCGTGCATGGCGACCGGCCACGCCCAGGTCACCGGCCGGCCCGCCGTACTGGCCCTCGGAGCGGGCCCGCCGTTCGGCGACGCCGTCACGGCGCTGGTCGAGGCCGACTCGGTGTGCGCCCCCGTGATCGTGGTGACCACCCGTGTCCCCGCCGCGGGCATCGGCCGCGGCGGCTTCCAGGACATCGACCAGGCCGCCCTGGCAGCCGCGTTCACCCGCACCTACCTCCGGGTCACGGACGCGGGGTCGCTGGCCTGGGCGCTGCGCAGGGCCGTCCACATGGCGCTGAACGGGCGGCCCGGAGTGAGCGTGGTCGAGGTCGCCCACGAGGCCGTCGAGACTCCCGGCCCGGACGGCGCCCGGCCCCCGTCGTACGGCGGGCCCGTCCGCAGACTGCGCTCCGTACCCGACGACGGCGCGCTGCGGCGCGCCGCAGCACTCCTTGCCGACGCCGCACGACCCCTGCTCCTTCTCGGTGGCGGTGCTCGGGCGGCAGGCGCGGGTCCCGCCGCGCTGGCGCTCGCCGAGCGCTGGGGCGCCCCCGTGATGACCACGGCAGCCGGCCGCGGCAGCGTTCCCGAGGACCATCCCCTGGTGTGCGGCAGCGTCGGCCTGTACGCCACACCGCCGCTGGAGACCGTCCAGTGCGGCGCCGACACCCTGCTCGCCGTGGGCACCCGGCTGGAGGAGACCGCCCGCCTGGGCTGGGACACCCTGGACTCCCTCCGCCTCGTGCAGATTGACGGCGACCCGGAGGCGTTCGGCGCGGGGGTGGCCGAACCCGCGGCCGCACTGCTCGGCGACGCCGCCCTGTCCCTGGCCCCCCTCACCGCGCTGCTGGGGGAGCGCACCGAGCAGCGTGCCGCCTGGCTGCGGAGCGCGCTGTTGGCCCGCCGCAGGGCATGGCTCGGCTGGACGGCCGACGGCGATCTGGCCGGTTCACCCGCCCGTGCCGCCCTCGCCGCACTGGCCGAGGTGTTCCCCGACGCCGTCACCGTCCACGACAACGGCGCGAACGACATCTGGTCCTACCACTGGCCCGTCCATCGCGTCGGGCCGCGCGGGCGCACCGTGGTGCCGGGCGAACAGACGATGCTCGGCTTCGGCCTCGCCGCAGCGACCGGGGTCGCCCTCGCCGCCAAGGACCGTCCCACCGTCGTGGTGTGCGGAGACGGCGCCGCCGAGATGAGCCTGGACGCGCTGCCCACGGCCGCGGAACTCGGCATCGGACTCGTCCTGCTCGTCCTCGACAACCAGGGCTACGGCTGGCCCCGGTTGCTGCGCCGCGAAGCCGGCGCGCCCACGGGCCTCACCCGGTTCGCCCGGCCGCTGCCCGTCGACGACGTGGTCCGCGCCCTCGGTGGCAGCGCCGAGACCCCGGACTCCGTCGCCGCCATCCCCCTCGCGCTGCTCCGCGCCCGCAGGTGCGCCGAAGCGGGCCGGATCGCCCTGGTCCGCGTCAAGGTGCCCGAGGACGACGTACCGCCGGGTATCCGCCGGCTGTTCCTGGCCTCCGGCCACGACATGGGAGACGAGAGATGA
- a CDS encoding aldehyde dehydrogenase family protein: MSHPSMPVLESFTRTWPNLEAAHGKAMRSASALLSGRDELLPLLTRIATHSSARDELLRSVGALTGAPWELARNCPPQLSRLSVFLPSNNILYSYTLYGLIPALYCDEVIIRPSARVRDTAYAVHRQISRRLDPDMAQKIKMIDVSQRQFKPVCAGSDAVVFTGRPANAHEVMNDIGERPMFLLMGSGPNPLVIGPRTDPAAACRAVLRARLYNCGQDCLCPDVVFVHRLRLDAVVEQLRAELSVLTVGARSWSDTVLTPLVYEGAAEGAAEFLAENADHVVCGGGTDLERLLVEPSLLVLPEGTGFHPPELFSPVFCIVPYEDPEMLREWARSPEELERGMYVSALGEPRLTGETLGTGVIIRNATPLDAENGNQPFGGYGVHASSIRRDGRLIGRPLLLSMEAGLRRSVITGPLR, encoded by the coding sequence ATGAGCCACCCGTCCATGCCCGTTCTGGAGTCCTTCACCCGTACCTGGCCCAACCTCGAAGCCGCGCACGGGAAGGCCATGCGGTCGGCGAGCGCCCTGCTGAGCGGACGCGACGAACTGCTGCCGCTGCTCACCCGGATCGCCACCCACAGCAGCGCGCGCGACGAACTGCTGCGCTCGGTGGGGGCGTTGACCGGTGCTCCCTGGGAGCTGGCGCGCAACTGCCCGCCTCAGCTGTCCCGGCTCTCGGTCTTCCTGCCGTCGAACAACATCCTCTACTCGTACACCCTGTACGGACTGATCCCCGCGCTCTACTGCGACGAGGTGATCATCCGCCCCTCCGCCCGCGTGCGTGACACGGCGTACGCCGTGCACAGGCAGATCAGCAGGCGCCTCGACCCGGACATGGCGCAGAAGATCAAGATGATCGACGTCTCGCAGCGGCAGTTCAAGCCGGTCTGCGCCGGGTCCGACGCGGTCGTGTTCACCGGCCGGCCGGCCAATGCGCACGAGGTGATGAACGACATCGGCGAGCGGCCGATGTTCCTCCTGATGGGATCTGGCCCCAACCCGCTGGTCATCGGTCCCCGTACCGACCCGGCGGCCGCCTGCCGGGCCGTCCTGCGGGCCCGGCTCTACAACTGCGGCCAGGACTGCCTGTGCCCGGACGTCGTCTTCGTCCACCGGCTGCGCCTCGACGCCGTCGTCGAGCAGTTGCGCGCCGAGCTCTCCGTCCTCACCGTCGGTGCGCGCAGCTGGTCCGACACCGTGCTGACCCCGCTCGTCTACGAAGGCGCGGCGGAAGGAGCCGCCGAGTTCCTCGCGGAGAACGCCGACCATGTCGTCTGCGGAGGCGGGACGGACCTGGAGCGGCTGCTGGTCGAACCGTCGCTGCTGGTCCTGCCCGAGGGCACCGGCTTCCATCCGCCCGAGCTGTTCTCGCCCGTCTTCTGCATCGTGCCGTACGAGGACCCCGAGATGCTCCGCGAATGGGCCCGCAGCCCGGAGGAACTCGAGCGCGGCATGTACGTTTCCGCGCTCGGCGAGCCCCGGCTCACCGGCGAGACGCTCGGCACGGGCGTCATCATCCGCAACGCCACCCCCTTGGACGCCGAGAACGGCAATCAGCCCTTCGGCGGATACGGGGTGCACGCCAGCAGCATCCGGCGCGACGGCAGGCTGATCGGCCGGCCCCTGCTGCTGTCCATGGAGGCGGGCCTGCGCCGGTCCGTCATCACCGGGCCGCTGCGGTGA
- a CDS encoding AfsR/SARP family transcriptional regulator, which produces MDISVLGPCRVVQSGVSVVPTAVKPRKVLALLAMHPDQVVSVGSLVEELWGEAPPRSVQTTLQTYILQLRNLIAASLGADRRPELPNGAKSILVTESGGYLLDTQGGVVDVCEYERLAGSGHRALESGNCTIASDSFRRALALWRGPALVDVQCGPLLEIEATRLEESRLSILNQRIEADLRLGRHHELVGELSGLAAQHPMHEDTQGQLMLALYRSGRRGNALEVYQRLRGVLSQELGLDPSPRLQHLQRAMLESASELEIQTGAARAGAGVGGGVERSLRLR; this is translated from the coding sequence ATGGACATCAGCGTGTTGGGGCCCTGCCGGGTCGTCCAGTCAGGGGTCTCTGTCGTCCCCACCGCCGTCAAACCACGCAAGGTCCTCGCCCTGCTCGCCATGCACCCGGACCAAGTGGTCTCGGTGGGCTCGCTGGTGGAGGAGCTGTGGGGCGAAGCCCCGCCGCGCAGCGTCCAGACCACCCTGCAGACCTACATCCTGCAGCTGCGCAATCTCATCGCCGCATCACTCGGCGCGGACCGCAGGCCCGAGCTGCCGAACGGCGCCAAGAGCATCCTGGTCACCGAGTCGGGCGGGTATCTGCTCGACACCCAGGGCGGCGTCGTCGATGTCTGCGAGTACGAACGGCTCGCCGGCTCGGGGCACCGCGCCCTGGAGAGCGGCAACTGCACCATCGCATCGGACTCGTTCCGCAGGGCCCTCGCACTGTGGCGCGGGCCCGCGCTCGTCGACGTCCAGTGCGGACCGCTGCTGGAGATCGAGGCGACCAGGCTCGAGGAGTCCCGCCTCAGCATCCTCAACCAGCGCATCGAGGCCGATCTGCGGCTGGGCCGTCACCATGAGCTGGTGGGTGAACTGTCCGGGCTCGCCGCCCAGCACCCGATGCACGAAGACACCCAGGGCCAGCTGATGCTGGCGCTGTACCGGTCGGGACGGCGGGGCAACGCGCTCGAGGTGTATCAGCGGCTTCGCGGTGTGCTCTCGCAGGAGCTCGGCCTCGACCCGTCGCCGCGACTGCAGCATCTGCAGCGCGCGATGCTCGAATCGGCGTCCGAACTGGAGATCCAGACCGGTGCCGCCCGCGCCGGTGCGGGCGTGGGCGGCGGCGTGGAGCGGTCCTTACGGCTGCGCTGA
- a CDS encoding thioesterase II family protein has translation MNQYLAVSPGIPELPEPAFRLLCFHHAGAGALTFARWRPRFPSQIQVLPVRLPGRETRLREPRITDAAELLAELDTHLSPLLDVPHAFYGHSLGALVAHRFAQHRVRGGHRRPDLVGVGACAAPHLPTPLVEQPDLSDDRLLAALAKYGTLPPYLFERPKWLGILLSTMRDDLRLARSLRAQDGDPLPVPLNAFAGTEDKVATAEAVGGWSRYTSARFSLRTVAGGHFFVRDAELPTLLAAELRRVVAHRPIARA, from the coding sequence GTGAACCAGTATCTCGCAGTGTCGCCCGGCATACCGGAGTTGCCCGAGCCCGCGTTCCGACTGTTGTGCTTCCACCACGCGGGCGCGGGCGCCCTCACCTTCGCGCGCTGGCGGCCCCGTTTCCCGTCGCAGATCCAGGTGCTTCCGGTACGGCTTCCCGGGCGGGAGACCCGGCTGCGCGAACCGCGCATCACCGACGCCGCCGAGCTGCTTGCCGAACTCGACACCCACCTGAGCCCGTTGCTGGATGTGCCGCACGCCTTCTACGGGCACAGCCTGGGCGCACTGGTCGCCCACCGGTTCGCCCAGCACCGGGTACGCGGCGGGCACCGCCGGCCGGACCTGGTCGGTGTCGGCGCCTGCGCCGCGCCCCATCTGCCCACCCCGCTCGTCGAGCAGCCCGATCTGTCCGACGACCGGCTGCTGGCCGCACTCGCCAAGTACGGCACGCTGCCGCCGTATCTCTTCGAGCGGCCCAAGTGGCTGGGCATCCTGCTGTCGACCATGCGCGACGACCTCCGGCTGGCGCGCAGCCTGCGGGCGCAGGACGGCGACCCGCTGCCCGTACCGCTGAACGCCTTCGCCGGAACCGAGGACAAGGTCGCAACCGCCGAGGCCGTCGGCGGCTGGAGCCGGTACACCAGTGCCCGCTTCAGCCTGCGCACGGTTGCTGGCGGCCACTTCTTCGTCCGTGATGCCGAACTGCCCACCCTGCTCGCGGCAGAACTGCGCCGTGTGGTAGCGCACCGTCCGATCGCCAGAGCCTGA
- a CDS encoding AfsR/SARP family transcriptional regulator → MPNWGRRVRVEVLGTLRGEAAGVSVLPSASKPRQILALLALNAQHIVPVPVLMEELWGAGPPRSAPTTLQTYILQLRRRLRSAIPESTGVWDKNVLVTRHGGYLLDVEPADVDALEFDRLAGAGHTAFELGDMARASRNLTAAIELWRGPALADVPHGRHIGIEVTRLQESRLGALERRIGADLQLGRHREVLGELCALCERHPMHESLRALQMLAYCADGRSSDALVAYKRLRETLVEELGLEPSPRTQRLHQAILRGEEAIDEWSGRGRMDGDGVLTV, encoded by the coding sequence ATGCCGAACTGGGGGCGCAGAGTACGCGTGGAGGTTCTGGGAACTCTGCGCGGCGAGGCCGCGGGAGTGTCCGTACTTCCCAGCGCCTCCAAACCACGGCAGATCCTGGCGCTGCTCGCGCTCAACGCCCAGCACATCGTGCCCGTGCCGGTGCTGATGGAGGAGCTCTGGGGCGCCGGCCCGCCGCGCAGTGCGCCCACCACGCTGCAGACCTACATCCTGCAGCTGCGCCGCCGACTGCGCTCCGCCATCCCCGAGTCGACCGGTGTCTGGGACAAGAACGTCCTGGTGACCCGGCACGGCGGCTATCTGCTGGACGTCGAGCCCGCCGATGTCGACGCGCTCGAGTTCGACCGGCTGGCCGGCGCGGGGCACACCGCGTTCGAGCTCGGCGACATGGCCAGGGCATCGAGGAACCTCACCGCGGCCATCGAGCTGTGGCGGGGGCCCGCGCTGGCCGACGTACCGCACGGACGGCACATCGGCATCGAGGTGACGCGACTTCAGGAGAGCAGGCTCGGCGCGCTGGAACGGCGCATCGGGGCCGATCTGCAACTGGGCCGGCACCGCGAGGTGCTGGGGGAGCTGTGCGCACTGTGCGAGCGGCACCCGATGCACGAGAGCCTGCGCGCCCTGCAGATGCTCGCCTACTGCGCCGACGGGCGCTCGTCCGATGCGCTGGTCGCCTACAAGCGACTGAGGGAGACCCTGGTCGAGGAGCTGGGACTCGAGCCCTCTCCCCGGACCCAGCGGCTTCACCAGGCCATCCTCCGCGGTGAGGAAGCCATCGACGAGTGGAGCGGCCGCGGGCGTATGGACGGTGACGGAGTACTCACCGTCTGA